The following proteins come from a genomic window of Sardina pilchardus chromosome 1, fSarPil1.1, whole genome shotgun sequence:
- the LOC134090879 gene encoding DNA-binding protein Ikaros-like isoform X2 produces the protein MKDSPTQTVERDEDACPGEETMDLTWKGATPKVREEEEEEREEEEREEEEEEEEEPSRQTDPEENDRDGSESGGPEAESLVKTEQVDDHDQRVDDRELDGQTMDSEEAGAEKEDDSVDYGEEDMFIDAQDSPINYAKYDSPTPPDGGGLTGWNGSQRTAQGSSSKLTCDICGLACVSLNVLLVHKRSHTGERPFHCQQCGASFTQKGNLLRHIKLHSGEKPFKCPMCSYACRRRDALSGHLRTHSVEKPYKCNHCGRSYKQRSSLEEHRERCHVYMQSRSDPQRGGEEVSSNGGRAQGGVERAILLDRLASNVAKRKSTMPQKFVGETPVCLDLCFKREPGVHQSGSDPPRSSSTPEGLHGPPSDAEQPHHNKSFPLQLGTTAGTAAPLALTNGGKTERGAHQPSHHHPMAALDSPQHPHLHHDGGPRSRHPSGLLQHHQQQQQQHPSLPFSLSHLLVPGVTAAGGLPFPMHHPHHHPPHLAPHLVHQPPPLAPPHGGVPPHEVLRVVQGKGEPAGAYMCSHCRVLFLDYVMFTIHMGCHGFRDPLECNLCGHLSRDRYEFSSHIARGEHYLEIK, from the exons AAACCGACCCGGAGGAGAACGACAGGGACGGCTCGGAATCGGGGGGCCCAGAGGCAG AGAGTCTCGTGAAGACGGAGCAAGTGGATGACCACGACCAAAGAGTGGACGACCGCGAGCTGGACGGCCAGACGATGGACTCCGAGGAGGCCGGAGCGGAGAAAGAGGACGACTCGGTGGACTACGGGGAAGAGGACATGTTCATCGATGCCCAGGACTCGCCCATCAACTACGCCAAGTACGACAGCCCCACGCCGCCGGACGGCGGTGGCCTCACTGGGTGGAACGGCTCCCAGAGGACTGCgcagggcagcagcagcaagctcACCTGCGATATCTGCGGCCTGGCCTGCGTCAGCCTGAACGTGCTCCTCGTGCACAAGCGCAGTCACACAG GAGAGCGTCCGTTTCACTGTCAGCAGTGCGGAGCCTCCTTCACCCAGAAGGGGAACCTGCTGCGCCACATCAAGCTGCACTCGGGGGAGAAGCCCTTCAAGTGCCCCATGTGCAGCTACGCCTGCCGCCGCCGCGACGCCCTCAGTGGAcacctgcgcacacactcag tggagaagCCGTACAAATGCAACCACTGCGGGCGGAGCTACAAGCAGCGCAGCTCCCTGGAGGAGCACCGGGAACGCTGCCACGTCTACATGCAGAGCAGGAGCGACCCCCAGAGAG GCGGCGAGGAGGTGAGCAGTAACGGCGGGCGGGCCCAGGGGGGCGTGGAGAGGGCCATCCTGCTGGACAGACTGGCCAGCAACGTGGCCAAGCGCAAGAGCACCATGCCCCAGAAGTTTGTAG GCGAGACCCCCGTGTGTCTGGACCTGTGCTTCAAGCGGGAGCCGGGGGTGCACCAGTCCGGCTCCGACCCCCCGCGCAGCTCGTCCACCCCCGAGGGCCTCCACGGCCCGCCGTCGGACGCCGAGCAGCCGCACCACAACAAGAGCTTCCCCCTGCAGCTCGGCACCACCGCCGGCACCGCGGCCCCTCTCGCCCTCACCAACGGTGGCAAGACGGAGCGGGGGGCGCACCAGCCgagccaccaccaccccatggCTGCCCTGGACTCCCCCcagcacccccacctccaccatgaCGGGGGCCCGCGCTCCCGCCACCCCTCCGGCCTcctgcagcaccaccagcagcagcagcagcagcacccgtCGCTACCCTTCAGCCTGAGCCACCTGCTGGTGCCCGGAGTGACGGCCGCCGGGGGTCTCCCGTTCCCCatgcaccacccccaccaccaccctccgcACCTGGCGCCGCACCTGGTGCACCAGCCGCCCCCCCTGGCCCCCCCCCACGGCGGGGTGCCCCCCCACGAGGTGCTGCGGGTGGTGCAGGGCAAAGGGGAGCCGGCGGGCGCCTACATGTGCAGCCACTGCCGCGTGCTCTTCCTGGACTACGTCATGTTCACCATCCACATGGGCTGCCACGGCTTCCGCGACCCGCTCGAGTGCAACCTGTGCGGCCACCTGAGCCGCGACCGCTACGAGTTCTCCTCGCACATCGCCCGCGGGGAACATTACCTGGAGATCAAGTGA
- the LOC134090879 gene encoding DNA-binding protein Ikaros-like isoform X1 gives MKDSPTQTVERDEDACPGEETMDLTWKGATPKVREEEEEEREEEEREEEEEEEEEPSRQTDPEENDRDGSESGGPEAAESLVKTEQVDDHDQRVDDRELDGQTMDSEEAGAEKEDDSVDYGEEDMFIDAQDSPINYAKYDSPTPPDGGGLTGWNGSQRTAQGSSSKLTCDICGLACVSLNVLLVHKRSHTGERPFHCQQCGASFTQKGNLLRHIKLHSGEKPFKCPMCSYACRRRDALSGHLRTHSVEKPYKCNHCGRSYKQRSSLEEHRERCHVYMQSRSDPQRGGEEVSSNGGRAQGGVERAILLDRLASNVAKRKSTMPQKFVGETPVCLDLCFKREPGVHQSGSDPPRSSSTPEGLHGPPSDAEQPHHNKSFPLQLGTTAGTAAPLALTNGGKTERGAHQPSHHHPMAALDSPQHPHLHHDGGPRSRHPSGLLQHHQQQQQQHPSLPFSLSHLLVPGVTAAGGLPFPMHHPHHHPPHLAPHLVHQPPPLAPPHGGVPPHEVLRVVQGKGEPAGAYMCSHCRVLFLDYVMFTIHMGCHGFRDPLECNLCGHLSRDRYEFSSHIARGEHYLEIK, from the exons AAACCGACCCGGAGGAGAACGACAGGGACGGCTCGGAATCGGGGGGCCCAGAGGCAG CAGAGAGTCTCGTGAAGACGGAGCAAGTGGATGACCACGACCAAAGAGTGGACGACCGCGAGCTGGACGGCCAGACGATGGACTCCGAGGAGGCCGGAGCGGAGAAAGAGGACGACTCGGTGGACTACGGGGAAGAGGACATGTTCATCGATGCCCAGGACTCGCCCATCAACTACGCCAAGTACGACAGCCCCACGCCGCCGGACGGCGGTGGCCTCACTGGGTGGAACGGCTCCCAGAGGACTGCgcagggcagcagcagcaagctcACCTGCGATATCTGCGGCCTGGCCTGCGTCAGCCTGAACGTGCTCCTCGTGCACAAGCGCAGTCACACAG GAGAGCGTCCGTTTCACTGTCAGCAGTGCGGAGCCTCCTTCACCCAGAAGGGGAACCTGCTGCGCCACATCAAGCTGCACTCGGGGGAGAAGCCCTTCAAGTGCCCCATGTGCAGCTACGCCTGCCGCCGCCGCGACGCCCTCAGTGGAcacctgcgcacacactcag tggagaagCCGTACAAATGCAACCACTGCGGGCGGAGCTACAAGCAGCGCAGCTCCCTGGAGGAGCACCGGGAACGCTGCCACGTCTACATGCAGAGCAGGAGCGACCCCCAGAGAG GCGGCGAGGAGGTGAGCAGTAACGGCGGGCGGGCCCAGGGGGGCGTGGAGAGGGCCATCCTGCTGGACAGACTGGCCAGCAACGTGGCCAAGCGCAAGAGCACCATGCCCCAGAAGTTTGTAG GCGAGACCCCCGTGTGTCTGGACCTGTGCTTCAAGCGGGAGCCGGGGGTGCACCAGTCCGGCTCCGACCCCCCGCGCAGCTCGTCCACCCCCGAGGGCCTCCACGGCCCGCCGTCGGACGCCGAGCAGCCGCACCACAACAAGAGCTTCCCCCTGCAGCTCGGCACCACCGCCGGCACCGCGGCCCCTCTCGCCCTCACCAACGGTGGCAAGACGGAGCGGGGGGCGCACCAGCCgagccaccaccaccccatggCTGCCCTGGACTCCCCCcagcacccccacctccaccatgaCGGGGGCCCGCGCTCCCGCCACCCCTCCGGCCTcctgcagcaccaccagcagcagcagcagcagcacccgtCGCTACCCTTCAGCCTGAGCCACCTGCTGGTGCCCGGAGTGACGGCCGCCGGGGGTCTCCCGTTCCCCatgcaccacccccaccaccaccctccgcACCTGGCGCCGCACCTGGTGCACCAGCCGCCCCCCCTGGCCCCCCCCCACGGCGGGGTGCCCCCCCACGAGGTGCTGCGGGTGGTGCAGGGCAAAGGGGAGCCGGCGGGCGCCTACATGTGCAGCCACTGCCGCGTGCTCTTCCTGGACTACGTCATGTTCACCATCCACATGGGCTGCCACGGCTTCCGCGACCCGCTCGAGTGCAACCTGTGCGGCCACCTGAGCCGCGACCGCTACGAGTTCTCCTCGCACATCGCCCGCGGGGAACATTACCTGGAGATCAAGTGA